In Xiphophorus maculatus strain JP 163 A chromosome 2, X_maculatus-5.0-male, whole genome shotgun sequence, one genomic interval encodes:
- the LOC102235280 gene encoding uncharacterized protein LOC102235280, whose product MQTMACFIVALSQILLFGFIGFTAAKSKTCDIYASVGESVTLPFNYEGLTKSNILRWTHNSTIVFLREQNRVKIGKTEDITTTGSLLLKSVKLQSSGTYQADALHSNNTLAKTWTGQLCVMENVPKPRLSYSCGTNVVKLSCEVSKPEGLVFSWTQDQKILPSETSQTVSISTSDIKEDINFSCSVANKVSAERSETVRPTCTAPMLCFKTKTVLGVLAGGAGLIFLLLVIIVVLCPSRRRAKSSTQLSDRVVFKKLSVHKREAASITEYENIHDVESYPSPSPLPSTRVCYQNISKLDAGTDSKSPQLSTAAEGQGVSPVPKPRTKNAKTQNI is encoded by the coding sequence ATGCAGACGATGGCGTGTTTTATTGTCGCGCTCAGTCAAATCCTACTATTTGGATTCATCGGCTTCACAgcagcaaaaagcaaaacttgtgACATATACGCTTCTGTCGGAGAGAGTGTGACTCTGCCTTTTAATTATGAAGGACTGACAAAGTCCAATATTTTGAGATGGACTCATAACTCCACCATTGTTTTCTTAAGAGAACAAAATAGAGTGAAAATTGGGAAAACAGAAGACATCACTACAACTGGATCTCTGCTCCTGAAGAGTGTAAAGCTACAAAGTTCAGGAACTTATCAAGCAGACGCCCTACATTCTAACAACACCCTGGCTAAAACCTGGACCGGTCAGCTCTGTGTGATGGAAAATGTACCAAAACCTCGACTCAGTTACAGCTGCGGCACCAACGTCGTTAAGCTTAGCTGTGAAGTCTCCAAGCCCGAGGGTCTGGTTTTCTCCTGGACGCAAGATCAAAAGATCTTACCAAGTGAAACAAGTCAAACTGTCAGCATATCAACGAGTGACATAAAAGAAGACATCAACTTTTCCTGCAGTGTGGCAAACAAAGTGAGCGCGGAGCGCAGCGAGACAGTTCGGCCAACTTGCACAGCCCCAATGCTTTGCTTTAAGACCAAAACTGTTCTGGGAGTCCTGGCAGGAGGAGCAggtctgatttttcttttgctcgTCATTATTGTCGTCTTATGCCCCTCACGCAGACGCGCCAAATCTAGCACCCAGCTCAGTGACAGAGTGGTGTTCAAGAAGCTTTCTGTACACAAGCGAGAGGCGGCGTCCATCACAGAGTATGAGAACATACACGATGTGGAGAGTTATCCATCCCCAAGTCCACTGCCTTCAACAAGGGTCTGTTACCAGAATATCTCCAAGCTGGATGCTGGGACTGACAGTAAGTCTCCACAGTTGTCCACAGCTGCCGAGGGACAAGGAGTGTCTCCGGTGCCAAAGCCGAGGACAAAGAATGCCAAGACACAAAACATCTGA